One Bradyrhizobium manausense DNA segment encodes these proteins:
- a CDS encoding TIGR03809 family protein, whose product MTHRQEVGQGAATREIAARWCALAEQRLEHLSEMFETGRWRRYHSELAFLENIQEAKRAVQTWRALASGGDVAAAAASVTSAFGWSPATMPRVFPREQAQTVQPKAVHIAPETAVPVGLEPKPDVLAEIVEAPIAPLAPIAPIDPPAPVASMPPPALPVRVAPIVRVAPTERVSPVAPLATIASFLQTFTPPADDIAATPERVVEFTFSLDGIEAKYPLLRNAF is encoded by the coding sequence ATGACACATCGCCAAGAGGTTGGCCAAGGCGCGGCCACCCGTGAAATTGCTGCGCGCTGGTGCGCTCTCGCCGAACAGCGGCTCGAACATCTTTCCGAAATGTTCGAGACCGGCCGCTGGCGGCGCTATCACTCCGAACTCGCATTTCTCGAAAACATCCAGGAAGCCAAGCGTGCGGTCCAGACCTGGCGCGCGCTTGCGAGTGGCGGGGACGTCGCCGCTGCCGCAGCCAGCGTAACCTCCGCATTCGGCTGGTCGCCCGCGACCATGCCGCGCGTGTTTCCACGCGAGCAGGCCCAGACCGTGCAGCCGAAGGCCGTGCACATCGCGCCCGAGACCGCCGTGCCGGTCGGGCTCGAGCCCAAGCCGGACGTGCTCGCCGAAATCGTCGAGGCTCCCATTGCTCCGCTCGCCCCGATTGCGCCGATCGATCCGCCTGCGCCGGTCGCTTCGATGCCGCCGCCGGCTCTGCCTGTGCGGGTCGCTCCGATTGTACGGGTCGCTCCAACTGAACGGGTCTCACCGGTCGCGCCGCTGGCGACGATCGCATCGTTCCTGCAGACCTTCACACCGCCTGCCGACGACATCGCCGCCACGCCCGAGCGCGTCGTCGAATTCACCTTCAGCCTCGACGGCATCGAGGCGAAGTACCCACTGTTGCGGAATGCGTTCTAG
- a CDS encoding TIGR03808 family TAT-translocated repetitive protein translates to MDLNRRHLIGASTAGIAGALAMPSGAARAAPLTSLLGRDATTYGVRPGSSEDQTRALQRAIDEASRAQMPLALPPGIYRTGLLRLPAGAQLIGVRGATKLVFTGGASAIQSDGSDSIGLTGITFDGGGIPLPTRRGLIHVLGGRDVRIADCEITASGGSGIWLEQVTGEISGNIFTNTAVTAVVSFDAKGLSVSRNTIVGTNDNGIEILRTAMGDDGTLVTDNRIEDIKAGPGGSGQYGNAINAFRAGNVIVRGNRIKNCDYSAVRGNSASNIHISGNSVSDVREVALYSEFSFEAAVIANNTVDGAAVGVSVCNFNEGGRIAVVQGNIIRNLIPKRPIGTAPDDDAGVGIYIEADTSVTGNVIENAPSYGIVAGWGKYLRDVAITGNVIRKALAGVGISVVPGAGTALVNNNMISETPRGAVVGLDHARAVTADLSADGAQRFAQVVIGGNAVRQ, encoded by the coding sequence ATGGACCTCAATCGCCGTCATCTCATCGGAGCTTCGACCGCCGGCATCGCCGGCGCGCTCGCCATGCCCTCAGGGGCCGCACGCGCGGCGCCGCTGACGTCCCTGCTCGGCCGCGATGCAACCACATATGGCGTGCGCCCCGGCAGCAGCGAGGACCAGACCCGCGCACTCCAGCGCGCTATCGACGAAGCCTCGCGCGCGCAGATGCCGCTGGCACTTCCGCCCGGCATCTATCGCACCGGCTTGCTACGGCTGCCTGCTGGCGCGCAGCTGATCGGCGTGCGCGGTGCGACCAAACTCGTCTTCACCGGCGGAGCTTCGGCAATCCAGAGCGATGGCTCCGACTCAATCGGCCTCACCGGCATCACGTTTGACGGCGGTGGCATTCCGCTGCCGACTCGGCGCGGGTTGATCCATGTCCTTGGCGGGCGCGACGTCCGCATCGCCGATTGCGAGATCACGGCGTCCGGCGGCAGCGGCATCTGGCTCGAACAGGTCACGGGCGAAATCTCCGGCAACATTTTTACAAACACCGCGGTAACCGCGGTGGTCTCGTTCGACGCCAAGGGCCTCAGCGTGTCCCGCAACACCATCGTCGGCACAAACGACAACGGCATCGAGATCCTGCGCACTGCGATGGGCGATGACGGCACCTTGGTCACCGACAACCGCATCGAGGACATCAAGGCCGGCCCCGGCGGCTCCGGCCAGTACGGCAACGCCATCAATGCGTTCCGCGCCGGCAACGTGATCGTGCGCGGCAACCGCATCAAAAATTGCGATTACTCCGCGGTGCGCGGCAACTCGGCCTCCAACATCCACATATCAGGCAACAGCGTCAGCGACGTGCGCGAAGTCGCGCTCTATTCGGAGTTTTCGTTCGAGGCCGCGGTGATCGCCAACAACACGGTCGATGGCGCTGCCGTCGGCGTCTCCGTCTGCAATTTCAACGAAGGCGGACGTATCGCGGTGGTCCAGGGCAACATCATCCGCAATCTGATCCCGAAGCGGCCGATCGGGACCGCGCCTGACGACGACGCCGGTGTCGGCATCTATATCGAGGCCGACACGTCGGTGACGGGCAATGTGATCGAGAACGCGCCGTCCTACGGCATCGTCGCCGGCTGGGGCAAATATCTGCGCGACGTCGCGATCACGGGCAATGTGATCCGCAAGGCGCTCGCGGGCGTGGGCATCTCCGTGGTGCCCGGCGCCGGCACCGCGCTGGTCAACAACAACATGATCTCCGAAACCCCGCGCGGCGCCGTGGTCGGCCTGGACCACGCGCGCGCGGTAACGGCCGATCTGTCGGCCGACGGCGCTCAGCGCTTTGCGCAGGTGGTGATCGGCGGCAACGCGGTGCGGCAGTAG
- a CDS encoding pyroglutamyl-peptidase I — protein sequence MSDKVRILLTGFGPFPGAPHNPTQPLVARLAQLRRPALDDVAISSHIFPVTYAAVDRQLPEVLAKVKPDALLMFGLAARTPYLRIESRARNAVTMLWPDAANTRSSKRGIAGHADAMTFGPHTARLLRAARLTGIDARPSRDAGAYLCNYLSWRAIENVRAGGPPLAAFIHIPLLARSGAVRRKGAPRITLEELVDAGEAMLMEMAGLARKVRNRRPVR from the coding sequence GTGAGCGACAAGGTCCGTATTCTCCTCACCGGCTTCGGCCCGTTTCCCGGGGCGCCGCATAATCCGACCCAGCCACTGGTGGCGCGGCTGGCGCAACTGCGCCGTCCGGCGCTCGATGATGTCGCGATATCGAGCCATATCTTTCCGGTGACCTACGCTGCAGTCGACCGGCAATTGCCCGAGGTGCTGGCGAAGGTGAAACCGGACGCACTGCTGATGTTCGGCCTCGCCGCGCGCACGCCGTACCTGCGCATCGAGAGTCGCGCGCGCAACGCCGTCACCATGCTGTGGCCCGATGCCGCCAATACCCGCTCGAGCAAACGAGGAATCGCGGGTCACGCCGACGCCATGACCTTCGGTCCGCACACGGCAAGGCTGCTGCGCGCCGCGCGCCTCACGGGTATCGATGCGCGGCCCTCGCGCGATGCCGGGGCTTATCTCTGCAACTATCTGAGCTGGCGCGCGATCGAGAACGTCAGGGCCGGCGGTCCGCCGCTGGCGGCATTCATCCACATTCCGCTGCTTGCCCGCAGCGGCGCGGTGCGGCGCAAGGGTGCACCACGGATCACGCTGGAGGAGCTGGTGGATGCCGGCGAGGCCATGCTGATGGAGATGGCGGGTTTGGCGAGGAAGGTGCGGAACAGGCGGCCTGTGCGGTAA
- the meaB gene encoding methylmalonyl Co-A mutase-associated GTPase MeaB — translation MAEKKTSLDITTLARDLRTGHRAALARAITLVESRRSDHQAQARELVQMLLPDTGKAVRVGITGSPGVGKSTTIDALGTYLIEQGNKVAVLAVDPSSARSGGSILGDKTRMARLSASDAAFIRPSPSSGTLGGVAAKTREAMLLCEAAGFDVVLVETVGIGQSETAVCDMTDFFLALMLPGGGDELQGIKKGLVELADMIAINKADGDNLKRANITAADYRGALHILAPRSEHWHPPVVTYSALAGTGIAELWQKVLDHRTAMNASGDFAARRRDQQVKWMWSMLEQRMLARLRSEASVRTKVRKIEAEVAHGHLTPALAAEQILELLQ, via the coding sequence ATGGCTGAGAAGAAGACTTCGCTCGATATCACCACCCTCGCCCGCGATCTCCGCACCGGTCACCGTGCAGCGCTGGCGCGGGCCATCACACTGGTGGAGAGCCGGCGCAGCGATCATCAGGCACAGGCGCGCGAGCTGGTGCAGATGCTGCTGCCCGACACCGGCAAGGCGGTTCGCGTCGGCATCACCGGCTCGCCCGGCGTCGGCAAATCCACCACCATCGATGCGCTCGGGACCTATCTGATCGAGCAGGGTAACAAGGTCGCGGTGCTCGCGGTCGATCCGTCCTCGGCACGCAGCGGCGGCTCGATCCTCGGCGACAAGACGCGGATGGCCCGGCTATCGGCGTCGGACGCCGCCTTCATCCGTCCCTCGCCGTCGTCGGGCACACTCGGCGGCGTCGCTGCCAAGACGCGCGAGGCGATGCTGCTGTGCGAGGCGGCCGGCTTCGACGTGGTACTGGTCGAGACAGTCGGCATCGGCCAGTCCGAGACAGCGGTCTGCGACATGACGGACTTCTTTCTCGCGCTGATGCTACCTGGCGGTGGTGACGAATTGCAGGGCATCAAGAAAGGCCTGGTCGAGCTCGCCGACATGATCGCGATCAACAAGGCCGACGGCGACAATCTCAAGCGCGCCAACATCACTGCGGCTGACTATCGCGGCGCGCTGCATATTCTGGCACCCCGATCGGAGCACTGGCATCCGCCGGTCGTTACCTATTCGGCGCTGGCCGGCACCGGCATCGCCGAACTCTGGCAGAAGGTTCTGGATCACCGCACGGCGATGAACGCATCCGGTGATTTCGCCGCGCGGCGGCGCGACCAGCAGGTGAAATGGATGTGGTCGATGCTGGAGCAGCGCATGCTGGCGCGGTTGCGCAGCGAGGCTTCGGTTCGCACCAAGGTCAGGAAGATCGAGGCGGAAGTGGCCCATGGCCATCTCACCCCGGCGCTTGCCGCCGAGCAAATCCTGGAGTTGCTGCAGTGA
- a CDS encoding tripartite tricarboxylate transporter substrate binding protein, with protein MSGITRRNFAASSVAAATSALFAAAHAQAYPARPVTLIVPWGAGGGSDATARIVATLLQKELGQPFNVVNRTGGSGTTGHAEIAAAAPDGYTIGMLTVEIAMLHWQALTQLTPRNFTPLALMNEDPPGIQVATSSPYRTAKELMDAIKLAPPGRFKASGTGQGGIWHLALVGWMQAMGLPANQVAWAPSNGAAPAMQDLVAGSLDLTTCSVPEARATIEAGQARSLAIMAHARNPSFPDVPTLKEALGVDYSTSSWRGIAAPRGLAPEIATRLTAALKKVYDSSAFKDFMTGRGFGTVWRDAAQFETFMDQADRQMGQAMKAAGFAKA; from the coding sequence ATGTCAGGAATCACGCGCCGCAATTTCGCGGCTTCTTCTGTGGCTGCGGCCACATCTGCACTGTTCGCGGCTGCGCACGCCCAAGCCTATCCGGCGCGTCCGGTGACCTTGATCGTGCCCTGGGGTGCGGGTGGCGGCTCGGATGCAACCGCGCGCATCGTCGCGACGCTGCTGCAGAAGGAGCTCGGCCAGCCGTTCAACGTCGTCAATCGCACCGGCGGATCCGGCACCACTGGCCATGCCGAGATCGCAGCCGCAGCGCCTGACGGTTACACCATCGGCATGCTGACCGTGGAGATCGCGATGCTGCATTGGCAGGCGCTGACGCAGCTGACGCCGAGAAACTTCACGCCGCTGGCACTGATGAACGAAGACCCGCCGGGCATCCAGGTCGCCACGTCTTCGCCCTACAGGACGGCGAAGGAGCTGATGGATGCCATCAAGCTGGCACCACCGGGTCGGTTCAAGGCCTCGGGCACCGGACAAGGCGGCATCTGGCATCTCGCGCTCGTCGGCTGGATGCAGGCGATGGGATTGCCGGCAAACCAGGTCGCGTGGGCGCCGTCGAATGGCGCAGCACCCGCCATGCAGGATCTCGTCGCGGGCAGCCTCGATCTCACCACCTGCTCGGTGCCGGAGGCGCGCGCCACCATCGAAGCCGGCCAGGCGCGGAGCCTCGCGATCATGGCGCATGCGCGCAATCCGAGCTTCCCAGACGTCCCGACGCTGAAGGAGGCGCTCGGCGTCGACTACTCCACCAGTTCGTGGCGCGGCATCGCCGCCCCCAGGGGCCTCGCCCCCGAGATCGCGACCAGGCTGACCGCGGCCCTGAAGAAGGTGTACGATTCCTCCGCGTTCAAGGACTTCATGACCGGACGCGGCTTTGGCACCGTCTGGCGCGATGCCGCCCAGTTCGAGACCTTCATGGACCAGGCGGATCGCCAGATGGGTCAGGCCATGAAGGCCGCCGGTTTTGCCAAAGCCTGA
- a CDS encoding RsiV family protein — MLSAVATVALVSPSLAADPKPDALIKNRNIEARVFLDDKIKADAALAADCIAEGKKWLDKNATDAAAARKEDPQFFKDGGWDFERKYSIRSIVADRYVSVLRDDYMDTHGAHPNSDVNTVLWDKFENKRVSIRPFFAETADNGPTMKAMVKAIIASLKSEKKKRDSSETATNEWFKGVEPNLLKIGAVTLAPSTETGKSSGLTFHYPPYAVGPYAEGQYVAFVPWETLKPYLTPEGVRIFGGTRPKGDAEEPQ, encoded by the coding sequence ATTCTGTCCGCTGTCGCGACGGTCGCCCTCGTCTCCCCCTCCCTCGCCGCCGATCCCAAACCCGATGCACTCATCAAGAACAGAAACATCGAGGCCCGCGTCTTCCTCGACGACAAGATCAAGGCCGACGCGGCGCTCGCCGCGGATTGCATCGCCGAGGGCAAGAAGTGGCTCGACAAGAACGCAACCGACGCGGCTGCCGCCCGCAAAGAGGATCCGCAATTCTTCAAGGACGGCGGCTGGGATTTCGAGCGCAAATATTCGATCCGCTCCATCGTTGCCGACCGCTATGTCAGCGTGCTGCGCGACGACTACATGGACACCCATGGCGCGCATCCCAATTCGGACGTGAACACGGTGTTGTGGGACAAGTTCGAGAACAAGCGGGTCTCGATCCGGCCGTTCTTCGCCGAGACCGCCGACAACGGCCCGACCATGAAGGCGATGGTGAAGGCCATCATCGCATCGCTGAAAAGCGAGAAGAAGAAGCGCGACAGCAGCGAGACCGCCACCAATGAGTGGTTCAAGGGCGTTGAGCCGAACCTGCTCAAGATCGGCGCGGTGACGCTCGCACCGTCGACCGAGACCGGCAAGAGTTCCGGCCTTACCTTCCACTACCCGCCCTATGCCGTCGGTCCCTACGCCGAAGGCCAATATGTCGCGTTCGTTCCGTGGGAGACGTTGAAGCCCTATCTCACGCCGGAGGGCGTCCGCATCTTCGGCGGCACACGGCCCAAGGGCGACGCTGAGGAGCCGCAATAG
- the scpA gene encoding methylmalonyl-CoA mutase, with protein MSRIPNFADVAFERTATAAPSGLAEPWLTPEGILVKPAYGEADLAGLDFLETYPGIAPFLRGPYPTMYVNQPWTVRQYAGFSTAEDSNAFYRRNLAAGQKGLSVAFDLATHRGYDSDHPRVGGDVGMAGVAIDSIYDMRTLFAGIPLDQMSVSMTMNGAVLPILALYVAAAGEQGVAPEKLSGTIQNDILKEFMVRNTYIYPPAPSMRIISDIFAYTSTRMPKYNSISISGYHMQEAGATQDLELAYTLADGVEYLRAGLAAGLDVDRFAPRLSFFWAIGMNFFMEVAKLRAARLLWAKLLKPFNPKDPRSLSLRTHSQTSGWSLTAQDVFNNVMRTTVEAMAATQGHTQSLHTNALDEALALPTDFSARIARNTQLFLQQESGTTRIIDPWGGSYYVERLTRDLAAKAWSHIQEVEELGGMAKAIEAGVPKLRIEEASAKTQARIDAGKQAVIGVNKYKPSDEAAIDILKVDNTNVRRLQIDKLTRLKSERSQKDVDAALAALTRSAGEGNGNLLALAIDAARAKATVGEISDAMEKVFGRHRAEIKSITGVYKREASSMGNQVEKVQALIDAFEEAEGRRPRILVAKIGQDGHDRGQKVIASAFADIGFDVDIGPLFATADEAARQAVENDVHILGVSSLAAAHLTAVPELKAALKKQGREDIMIIVGGVVPPQDYDALYAAGAEAIFPPGTVIADAAEELIRKLNARLGHSEAAE; from the coding sequence ATGAGCCGCATTCCCAATTTCGCCGATGTCGCCTTCGAACGGACTGCCACCGCCGCGCCGTCAGGCCTCGCCGAGCCTTGGCTGACGCCCGAAGGCATTCTGGTGAAGCCCGCCTATGGCGAGGCTGATCTGGCAGGGCTCGATTTCCTGGAGACCTATCCGGGCATCGCGCCGTTCCTCCGCGGCCCCTATCCGACCATGTATGTCAACCAGCCCTGGACCGTCAGGCAATATGCGGGCTTCTCCACGGCGGAAGATTCCAACGCGTTCTATCGCCGTAACCTGGCAGCCGGGCAGAAGGGCCTCTCGGTCGCCTTCGATCTCGCCACCCATCGCGGCTATGACAGCGATCATCCGCGCGTCGGCGGCGACGTCGGCATGGCCGGTGTCGCGATCGATTCCATCTACGACATGCGCACGTTGTTTGCCGGCATTCCGCTCGACCAGATGAGCGTGTCGATGACCATGAACGGCGCGGTGCTGCCGATCCTCGCGCTCTATGTCGCCGCTGCCGGCGAACAGGGCGTTGCGCCGGAAAAGCTGTCGGGCACCATTCAGAACGACATTCTGAAAGAGTTCATGGTGCGCAACACCTACATCTATCCGCCCGCGCCCTCGATGCGGATCATCTCGGACATCTTCGCCTACACTTCGACGCGGATGCCGAAGTACAATTCGATCTCGATCTCCGGCTATCACATGCAGGAGGCCGGCGCGACGCAGGATCTCGAGCTCGCCTATACGCTCGCCGACGGCGTCGAATATTTGCGCGCCGGACTTGCCGCAGGCCTCGACGTTGACCGCTTCGCGCCGCGGCTGTCGTTCTTCTGGGCGATCGGCATGAACTTCTTCATGGAGGTCGCCAAGCTACGCGCCGCGCGCCTGCTCTGGGCGAAGCTCCTGAAGCCGTTCAACCCGAAAGACCCGCGCTCGCTGTCGCTGCGCACGCATAGCCAGACCTCTGGCTGGTCGCTGACCGCGCAGGATGTGTTCAACAACGTCATGCGGACGACAGTCGAAGCCATGGCGGCGACGCAAGGCCACACCCAATCGCTGCACACCAACGCGCTCGACGAGGCCCTGGCGCTGCCGACGGATTTCTCGGCGCGCATCGCCCGCAATACCCAGCTGTTCCTGCAGCAGGAGAGCGGCACCACCCGCATCATCGATCCCTGGGGCGGATCGTATTATGTGGAGCGGCTGACGCGCGACCTCGCCGCAAAAGCCTGGAGCCACATCCAGGAGGTCGAGGAGCTCGGCGGCATGGCCAAGGCCATCGAGGCCGGCGTGCCGAAGCTGCGCATCGAGGAGGCCTCGGCGAAGACGCAGGCCCGCATCGATGCCGGCAAGCAGGCGGTGATCGGCGTCAACAAATACAAGCCATCGGACGAAGCGGCCATCGACATTCTCAAGGTCGATAACACCAATGTCCGCCGCTTGCAGATCGACAAGCTGACGCGGTTGAAATCCGAGCGCAGCCAGAAGGACGTCGATGCCGCGCTCGCTGCGCTGACGCGCTCGGCTGGCGAAGGCAACGGCAATCTGCTTGCGCTCGCGATCGACGCGGCGCGGGCCAAGGCGACCGTCGGCGAGATTTCGGACGCGATGGAGAAGGTGTTCGGCCGGCACCGCGCCGAGATCAAATCCATCACCGGCGTCTACAAGCGGGAGGCGTCCAGCATGGGCAACCAGGTCGAGAAGGTTCAGGCGCTGATCGACGCCTTCGAGGAGGCCGAGGGCCGCCGCCCGCGCATTCTGGTCGCCAAGATCGGCCAGGACGGCCATGACCGCGGCCAGAAGGTGATCGCCTCCGCGTTTGCCGATATCGGCTTCGACGTCGACATCGGGCCGCTGTTTGCCACCGCCGACGAAGCGGCGCGGCAGGCGGTCGAGAACGACGTTCACATTCTCGGCGTCTCCTCGCTGGCCGCCGCCCACCTCACCGCCGTGCCGGAATTGAAGGCCGCGCTGAAGAAGCAGGGCCGCGAGGACATCATGATCATCGTCGGCGGCGTGGTGCCGCCGCAGGATTACGACGCGCTCTATGCGGCCGGCGCCGAAGCCATCTTCCCGCCGGGCACCGTGATCGCCGATGCGGCCGAAGAGCTGATCCGCAAGCTGAACGCCAGGCTCGGGCACAGCGAGGCGGCGGAGTAG
- a CDS encoding GFA family protein has translation MTDASKPVLTGGCQCGAVRFAISATPNRVSICHCRMCQKASGAPFASFADINRTDFAWTKGQPSFFRSSTIADRGYCAACGTPLSFGRIDGDRIEIMTGAFDRPDRLVPTRQYGSESRLGWVIGISNLPSQTTQQNYGPEKMATIVSHQHPDHD, from the coding sequence ATGACCGACGCCAGCAAACCCGTTCTCACCGGCGGCTGCCAATGCGGTGCAGTGCGCTTTGCGATTTCGGCAACCCCTAACCGGGTTTCGATCTGCCATTGCCGGATGTGCCAGAAGGCGAGCGGCGCGCCGTTCGCCTCCTTTGCCGACATCAACCGCACGGATTTCGCATGGACCAAGGGGCAGCCGTCGTTCTTCCGCTCCTCCACGATCGCCGACCGCGGCTATTGCGCCGCCTGCGGCACGCCGCTGAGTTTTGGCCGCATCGACGGCGACCGGATCGAGATCATGACCGGCGCCTTCGACCGGCCCGACCGCCTGGTGCCGACGCGGCAATACGGAAGCGAGTCTCGCCTCGGCTGGGTGATCGGCATCTCCAACCTGCCGAGCCAGACTACGCAGCAGAACTACGGACCGGAGAAGATGGCGACCATTGTCAGCCACCAGCATCCGGATCACGATTGA
- a CDS encoding methylmalonyl-CoA mutase subunit beta, whose product MTSVTDNLPLAADFPKATDADWRKLVDVVLKGAPFEKLVGKTYDGLRIEPLYPRAKGAALVTGRAAAAPWQIMQRIDHPDVATANAQALLDLENGATGLEVEFAGGPGARGFGIIDANPATLERLFDGVFLDAGVAVSLNPVAGRQDAGTLFAEMVEARKLDPARIDVRFNYQALSTFAVRGAALVPWSEYEAPFARIVSGLIGRGFKGPFVLADGRPVHDAGGSEAQELAFALSLGAAYLRMLERGGIDLDVARGAISFRLCADADQFLGMAKFRALRQLWARVEQACGLTPQPAFIAAETAWRMLTQRDPYVNMLRATIATFAACLAGANAITVLPHTLARGLPDPFARRVARNTQLLLLEESNLAKVSDPAAGSGGIETLTSELCAAAWALFQESEKAGGSFAALEQGLFQSKVAGTRKAREANIAKRRDVLTGASEFPNLHEADATVLDVKPVALPPAGEPKCKFDALAPMRMAAPFEALRDKSDAALKTRGTRPSVFLANLGTPADFTARATFAKSFFEAGGIQALDSEGFADPAKLAAALRASGAALACLCSSDKVYAEQAEAAAKALQTAGARHIYLAGRPAEAEAALRAAGVVGFVFAGGDALATLRDAYLRMEQA is encoded by the coding sequence ATGACCTCTGTGACTGACAATCTGCCGCTGGCGGCGGATTTTCCCAAGGCGACAGACGCGGACTGGCGCAAGCTGGTCGACGTCGTGCTGAAGGGCGCGCCATTCGAGAAGCTGGTCGGCAAGACCTATGATGGTCTCAGGATCGAGCCGCTCTACCCGCGCGCCAAGGGGGCTGCGCTGGTGACGGGGCGAGCGGCAGCCGCGCCGTGGCAGATCATGCAGCGGATCGATCATCCCGATGTGGCCACGGCAAATGCGCAGGCCCTGCTGGATCTGGAGAACGGCGCCACCGGCCTTGAGGTCGAGTTCGCGGGCGGCCCCGGCGCGCGTGGCTTCGGTATCATCGATGCAAACCCGGCGACGCTGGAGCGATTGTTCGACGGTGTATTCCTCGACGCCGGCGTTGCGGTCTCGCTCAACCCGGTGGCCGGCCGCCAGGACGCCGGCACGCTGTTCGCCGAGATGGTCGAGGCCAGGAAGCTCGACCCGGCCAGGATCGACGTTCGCTTCAACTACCAGGCCCTGAGCACGTTCGCCGTGCGCGGCGCTGCGCTTGTTCCTTGGTCGGAGTACGAAGCGCCCTTCGCGCGCATCGTGTCGGGTCTGATCGGGCGCGGCTTCAAAGGCCCGTTCGTGCTCGCCGATGGCCGCCCCGTGCACGATGCCGGCGGTTCCGAGGCCCAGGAGCTGGCGTTCGCGCTGTCGCTCGGTGCGGCCTATCTGCGCATGCTCGAGCGCGGCGGCATCGATCTCGATGTCGCGCGAGGAGCGATTTCATTCCGGCTCTGCGCCGACGCCGATCAATTCCTGGGCATGGCCAAGTTCCGCGCATTGCGGCAGCTATGGGCCCGCGTCGAGCAGGCCTGCGGCCTCACACCTCAGCCGGCTTTCATCGCCGCGGAAACCGCCTGGCGCATGCTGACGCAGCGCGATCCTTACGTGAATATGCTGCGCGCGACGATCGCAACATTCGCAGCCTGCCTCGCCGGAGCGAATGCGATCACCGTGCTGCCGCACACGCTGGCGCGCGGGCTGCCTGATCCCTTTGCGCGGCGCGTGGCACGCAACACGCAGCTCCTGCTGCTGGAGGAGAGTAACCTCGCCAAGGTCAGCGATCCCGCAGCAGGCTCCGGCGGCATCGAGACGCTGACGTCGGAACTGTGCGCGGCGGCCTGGGCATTGTTCCAGGAGAGCGAGAAAGCTGGCGGCTCCTTCGCCGCACTCGAGCAGGGCCTGTTCCAAAGCAAGGTCGCGGGCACGCGCAAGGCGCGAGAGGCCAACATCGCAAAGCGCCGCGACGTGCTGACCGGCGCCAGCGAGTTTCCAAACCTGCACGAGGCCGATGCCACCGTGCTGGATGTGAAGCCGGTCGCGCTGCCGCCCGCGGGCGAACCGAAGTGCAAGTTCGACGCGCTGGCGCCGATGCGTATGGCCGCGCCATTCGAAGCGCTGCGCGACAAATCCGATGCGGCATTGAAAACACGCGGCACACGGCCGAGCGTGTTCCTGGCCAATCTCGGCACGCCCGCGGATTTCACCGCGCGCGCGACCTTTGCCAAGAGCTTCTTCGAAGCAGGCGGCATTCAGGCCCTCGACAGCGAAGGTTTTGCCGATCCCGCCAAGCTCGCCGCGGCCCTCAGGGCTTCCGGTGCTGCGCTCGCCTGCCTTTGTTCCAGCGACAAGGTCTATGCGGAACAGGCCGAGGCGGCAGCAAAGGCCCTGCAAACGGCGGGCGCGCGACATATCTATCTGGCAGGCCGTCCGGCTGAGGCCGAGGCGGCCCTGCGGGCGGCCGGCGTCGTTGGCTTTGTGTTTGCCGGCGGCGATGCACTCGCCACGCTTCGAGACGCCTATTTGCGGATGGAACAGGCATGA
- the folK gene encoding 2-amino-4-hydroxy-6-hydroxymethyldihydropteridine diphosphokinase, producing the protein MASVLIALGGNVGDVRATFNKAVAHICGMAQAAVVARSSDYSTPPWGDEDQDPFINACVEIETDLDPHALLFVMQKVEQKFGRTRDKDRRWGPRTLDLDMIAYDDVSFEKPDLTLPHPRLFERAFVLVPLAEIAPDRVISGIRVRDGLASVSTQGIERLSDTG; encoded by the coding sequence ATGGCGAGCGTGCTGATCGCACTCGGCGGCAATGTCGGCGATGTCCGCGCGACATTCAACAAGGCCGTCGCCCATATCTGCGGCATGGCGCAGGCCGCGGTGGTCGCGCGCTCGTCGGACTACAGCACGCCGCCCTGGGGCGACGAGGACCAGGATCCCTTCATCAACGCTTGCGTCGAGATCGAGACTGACCTCGATCCGCACGCGCTATTGTTCGTGATGCAGAAAGTCGAGCAGAAATTCGGCCGCACCCGGGACAAGGATCGACGCTGGGGCCCGCGCACGCTCGATCTCGACATGATCGCCTATGACGATGTGTCGTTCGAGAAGCCCGACCTGACCCTGCCGCATCCGCGGCTGTTCGAGCGCGCCTTCGTGCTGGTGCCGCTGGCCGAAATCGCACCGGACCGCGTGATCTCAGGCATTCGTGTGCGTGACGGCCTCGCCAGCGTCTCGACGCAAGGCATTGAGCGGCTTTCGGATACCGGTTAA